The Kluyveromyces marxianus DMKU3-1042 DNA, complete genome, chromosome 6 genome window below encodes:
- the HUL5 gene encoding ubiquitin-ubiquitin ligase HUL5: MMNFTGQTNRRTVNMGSRVPRKTKDTILRNAELERIRRQREKAEMVAILTIQRHMRKRISNKTTYHSLIKRNDNDGMMTAFLKVFAKRLYSYLEPDDFIYLVKATNNQASVLPVLSDILGDVAARKSSQELDELLILSVKPLDIPNASEHHINNKIKFIQNCSYELSDRQVIDILTPYSNYKEYDLYWNDLYFIEKGTVLIVRNYELFVNTLFSSEYNAHIESVLERHKQNLSNFLINFLNAFESINANHRRMLTLIFMTICSEMIEPLNEISSLITDSFQTDLLKCFEWLEDKAHMYWKGLHYLVSQMSSMQRNSVFMLLLTDSHIRNHLIDLICDHFSDASMEAFSIFAQTLNFYIPLSPDDHLFQTVISRERLQSVSINIAQFLVSDILSSGTFIPLQELETFIELMWNLIYLDSRAKFLNEGTSTFWGLVPEEIHNLNIRKEILEFEQYYRDFLKNIEEMDLNEDELFDRKKMMDQTIKKQYLDDLRYKRRGASNKVKKLELLFRFPFMLKFFERVDYFNDLIEADKERIYNKNNFFGIFPGENRLRATIRRDHALEDAYNAYGSIGEGFKEKLSIQFINEFGPEAGIDGGGITKEFLQTLIQEAFIKGSFGLFEVTSFHKLYPSKDVSPQNLKYISFMGKVLGKCLYENILVDVEFADFFLKKILNVENNMNVPFNDLYSLDPEYYKNLMKLLEMSEDELNYMDLYFEVPDMPNGRRIPLIKDGLSVKVTQKNVFEYITRISHYKLNLQLYTVTSRFISGLSYMIPPHWLRMFTSYELKTLISGSEKDFDLEDLRKNTEYGGFTDDSITIQHFWMALSSFTPEERRKFLKFVFSVPTAPLKGFHSLNPLFGIRNAGDETNRLPTASTCINLLKLPDYKDYNTLREKLLTAINSDSRFELS, translated from the coding sequence atgatgaactttACTGGCCAAACAAATAGGAGAACAGTTAATATGGGGTCGAGGGTGCCcagaaagacaaaagacACTATTCTAAGGAATGCGGAACTTGAAAGAATTCGGAGGCAAAGGGAGAAAGCAGAAATGGTTGCAATATTAACCATTCAGAGACATATGAGGAAAAGGATCTCAAATAAAACCACTTATCATTCTTTAATAAAGAGAAACGATAACGATGGTATGATGACTgcatttttgaaagttttCGCTAAAAGACTTTACTCTTACCTTGAACCTGATGACTTTATTTACCTGGTTAAAGCTACAAACAACCAAGCAAGTGTACTACCAGTATTGAGTGATATTTTGGGTGATGTTGCAGCTCGTAAAAGTTCCCAAGAACTAGATGAACTTTTAATTCTGTCGGTAAAACCACTTGATATTCCAAACGCCTCTGAACATCACATaaataacaaaataaaattcaTTCAGAATTGCTCATACGAACTCTCGGATAGACAAGTCATAGATATACTGACTCCTTACTCAAATtataaagaatatgatCTTTACTGGAATGACCTCTACTTCATTGAAAAGGGTACTGTACTAATTGTGCGTAATTATGAGTTGTTTGTTAATACCCTTTTTTCATCAGAGTATAACGCTCATATAGAAAGTGTGCTAGAGCGTCACAAACAGAATCTGAGCAACTTTCTCATCAACTTCCTAAATGCATTTGAAAGCATTAACGCCAACCATAGACGTATGTTGACATTAATATTTATGACAATTTGTTCTGAAATGATAGAACCTTTGAATgaaatttcttctttaatcaCCGATAGTTTTCAAACTGATCTTCTAAAGTGCTTTGAGTGGCTAGAAGATAAGGCACATATGTATTGGAAAGGATTACACTATTTGGTATCACAAATGTCGTCAATGCAGCGTAATTCTGTTTTCATGTTACTTTTGACAGATTCCCATATAAGAAATCATTTGATTGATTTAATCTGTGACCATTTTTCAGACGCCAGTATGGAGGcattttccattttcgCACAGACTTTAAACTTTTACATTCCCTTATCACCAGATGATCATCTATTCCAGACAGTTATTTCAAGAGAACGTCTACAGAGCGTTTCTATCAACATAGCTCAATTTTTGGTATCTGACATTTTAAGTTCTGGAACATTTATTCCActacaagaacttgaaaccTTTATTGAACTTATGTGGAATCTTATCTATTTAGACTCACGGGCGAAATTCCTTAACGAAGGTACAAGTACATTTTGGGGACTAGTTCCTGAAGAAATTCACAATCTAAATATTAGGAAAGAGATCCTTGAATTTGAACAATACTATCGAGATTTTCTGAAGAACATTGAGGAAATGGATTTAAACGAAGACGAATTATTtgatagaaagaaaatgatgGATCAAACTATCAAAAAACAGTACTTAGATGATTTAAGATACAAAAGAAGGGGCGCCTCAAACAAAGTTAAGAAACTTGAGTTATTATTCAGATTTCCCTTCATGCTCAAATTTTTTGAGCGGGTTGACTACTTTAATGATTTGATAGAAGcagacaaagaaagaatctacaataaaaataatttcTTTGGTATATTCCCAGGGGAAAATAGATTAAGAGCTACAATTAGAAGGGATCATGCATTGGAAGATGCATACAATGCCTATGGATCAATAGGAGAGGggtttaaagaaaaattaaGCATTCAATTTATAAACGAATTTGGTCCTGAAGCTGGGATAGATGGTGGCGGTATCACAAAAGAATTTCTCCAGACTTTGATACAAGAGGCGTTTATAAAAGGTTCTTTTGGACTATTCGAAGTCACTTCATTCCATAAACTTTATCCTTCCAAAGATGTGTCTCCACAAAATCTTAAATACATATCGTTCATGGGGAAGGTGCTCGGAAAGTGCTTATATGAGAATATTCTTGTCGATGTCGAATTTGCggatttcttcttgaaaaaaatcCTTAATGTTGAGAATAATATGAATGTTCCTTTCAATGACCTATACTCCTTAGATCCTGAATATTATAAGAATTTAATGAAGCTCTTAGAAATGTCAGAAGATGAGTTAAATTATATGGatttatattttgaagTACCCGACATGCCAAATGGTAGACGTATTCCTTTAATCAAGGACGGACTTTCGGTTAAAGTAACGCAGAAGAACGTATTTGAATACATCACAAGAATTTCACACTACAAATTGAACCTACAGTTATATACCGTGACGAGCAGGTTCATTTCGGGCCTCTCGTACATGATTCCCCCACATTGGCTACGTATGTTCACTTCGTATGAGTTGAAGACGCTAATCAGTGGCTCAGAGAAAGATTTCGATCTTGAAGACTTACGCAAGAATACAGAATATGGCGGATTCACTGATGATAGTATTACCATACAGCACTTTTGGATGGCTTTGAGTAGCTTCACcccagaagaaagaagaaagtttCTGAAGTTCGTATTTTCTGTTCCAACAGCTCCATTGAAGGGATTTCACTCTTTAAATCCACTTTTTGGAATAAGAAATGCTGGGGACGAAACGAATAGACTTCCAACAGCATCAACATGTATCAATCTCCTAAAGCTCCCAGATTATAAAGATTACAATACTCTCAGGGAGAAATTACTAACGGCTATTAATTCAGACTCCAGATTTGAACTATCTTAG
- the GPI10 gene encoding putative glycosylphosphatidylinositol-alpha 1,2 mannosyltransferase yields MAVKVPLKSLLPVLIAIRCLQSLLMRTFFQADEFWQSLEPAHYMAFGYGELTWEWKFGLRSYAFPLIFQIGYTLVKYVAVLGCVVIQTAVDWFVLFVSTVIPNSDLGWQMVKEMRSFPLEIKEFIEYHGVIYVPKLIMGLLAAIGEYYTILLADKLYKLAMDKTGENTKDDKEHARVVNLTLIFTISNFFNCFFITRTFINSFEMIMTSVALYYWDWTSGKNIQNADFMKSLIIGTFTSLQRPTNAFIWIILGSFMIFNLVKSGSWITLIMLFRKVILATGLSTTLNICCDYYFYGYITIPVLKFIKFNCTTPLSEFYGVAPWHFHLVQSLPIVSGYLLPLLLHSILCPLTTKRFVSSFVNPFHQFKTIIIINIALYSMIPHKEFRFIYPLQPFIVLLSVFDAVWVWKKLESKVVNLRQAWLKNSVYRILWILPAISMVISLILSTFHEAGSVSVIDYLHSLKRIDSLGFIMPCHSTPWQSHLHRNDIKDLWAITCDPPLHLLNDPDAHLKLPYYMDESDYLYDDIPKFIHEHFPPLTWKGHKRTSKRYSHEWPEYLVVFEHMDYTFMQEFLADSVYVESRRFFNTLSHWDNRRSGDIIVYHKIL; encoded by the coding sequence ATGGCTGTGAAGGTACCCCTAAAGAGCCTATTACCGGTTCTAATAGCTATACGATGTTTACAATCACTTTTAATGCGAACGTTCTTCCAAGCTGATGAGTTTTGGCAGTCGTTGGAGCCGGCTCACTACATGGCGTTTGGCTATGGTGAGTTGACATGGGAATGGAAATTTGGTTTGCGAAGCTACGCCTTTCCTTtgatttttcaaattgGGTACACACTAGTTAAATACGTTGCAGTCCTTGGGTGCGTTGTAATCCAAACTGCGGTTGATTGGTTCGTCCTTTTCGTGTCAACTGTGATACCAAACTCGGATTTGGGATGGCAAATGGTTAAAGAGATGCGGAGCTTCCCGCTAGAGATAAAAGAATTCATAGAATATCATGGTGTGATATATGTTCCTAAACTTATCATGGGTTTATTAGCTGCAATAGGTGAGTATTATACTATCCTTTTAGCAGATAAGCTCTATAAACTCGCAATGGACAAAACTGGCGAGAACACAAAAGATGACAAAGAGCACGCGAGAGTTGTTAACCTAACTCTTATATTTACGATCAgtaacttcttcaattgtttttttattacaaGGACATTTATAAACTCATTTGAAATGATAATGACCAGTGTTGCATTGTACTATTGGGATTGGACTAGcggaaaaaatattcaaaatgcAGATTTTATGAAAAGTTTGATTATTGGTACTTTCACATCTTTACAGAGGCCTACAAATGCGTTTATTTGGATTATTCTTGGATCTTTCATGATATTTAATCTTGTGAAATCTGGGAGTTGGATTACATTGATTATGCTCTTTAGGAAGGTAATTCTAGCCACTGGTCTGTCAACAACCCTTAATATCTGCTGTGATTATTATTTCTATGGTTATATCACTATTCCTGTTCTTAAGTTCATAAAATTCAACTGCACAACTCCTCTATCAGAGTTTTATGGTGTTGCTCCTTGGCATTTTCATCTTGTACAGAGTTTGCCTATTGTTTCTGGTTATTTATTACCATTGCTATTGCATTCCATTCTATGTCCTCTCACCACAAAGCGATTTGTATCGTCATTTGTTAATCCTTTCCATCAATTCAAAAccattatcattattaatATAGCACTGTACTCTATGATACCCCACAAAGAATTTCGCTTCATTTATCCCCTCCAGCCTTTTATAGTTTTATTATCTGTATTTGATGCTGTTTGGGTATGGAAAAAATTGGAATCGAAGGTAGTGAATTTGAGACAAGCATGGCTAAAAAATAGTGTTTACAGAATCCTGTGGATCCTCCCTGCAATATCAATGGTGatttctttaattttatcGACCTTCCATGAAGCTGGGAGTGTAAGTGTTATAGATTATTTGCATTCTCTCAAACGTATTGACAGTCTTGGTTTTATTATGCCATGTCATTCTACACCTTGGCAAAGTCATTTGCACAGAAATGATATTAAAGACCTCTGGGCAATTACTTGTGATCCGCCATTGCATCTTTTAAACGATCCTGATGCACATTTGAAACTACCGTATTACATGGATGAGAGTGATTATCTATACGATGACATCCCAAAGTTTATTCATGAACATTTTCCTCCACTTACTTGGAAAGGGCACAAAAGAACATCAAAACGCTATTCGCATGAATGGCCAGAATATCTCGTGGTATTTGAACATATGGATTACACATTCATGCAAGAGTTTTTAGCTGATAGTGTCTATGTGGAAAGTAGGAGATTCTTTAACACATTATCACATTGGGATAACAGAAGATCCGGAGATATCATAGTTTACCATAAAATTTTATAA
- the MSS2 gene encoding Mss2p, which yields MLKLRGVFPTLSTRFASSLIRQRPAFHEVFPQKKMVNRLLFELDSRLTFNKLYPVYESIYESLDKSTDASIPNGFTGKDLMIMKKVIEKIRHKTKTINKNLLALENEILDLAAERGDNDAISLLCFDVLKDPSHNSDEDVAHAKRLIKELYKKEHPLTVKLTADIALLNSDDTTAEKYYLKFLDLQNDTFLAGEVYGQLGQIHFRKPDLVKAEQCFLKAIKLCPIDYSVRSYFLLGQIYINNDVFKARSLIESSATQGFRESFKTLGLLEMNYFKNYPKAQEWFKLGMELYDIQCYIGYFDCAMFSDDLLLAKKCFESFTKLSESNQDIKKLFETFCAHRVDDIKRVNDYILPSSTLNPLPNVAASNAKTDVSKSNTWNL from the coding sequence ATGTTGAAGCTTCGAGGCGTATTTCCTACGCTAAGTACACGATTCGCATCAAGTTTGATTAGACAACGCCCTGCCTTTCATGAGGTGTTTCcccaaaagaaaatggtaAATCGGTTGCTCTTTGAGCTAGACAGTAGACTCACTTTCAATAAGCTATATCCTGTTTATGAATCAATATATGAGTCATTGGATAAGTCCACTGATGCATCAATTCCTAATGGCTTTACAGGAAAAGATTTAATGATTATGAAAAAGGTTATCGAGAAGATTAGACATAAGACAAAGACTATCAACAAGAACTTATTGGCTCTTGAAAATGAGATACTTGATTTAGCTGCTGAAAGGGGAGACAATGATGCCATCTCTCTACTTTGTTTTGATGTTTTAAAAGATCCATCCCACAACAGTGATGAAGATGTGGCGCATGCTAAGAGACTAATCAAAGAACTGTACAAGAAAGAACACCCACTTACCGTAAAACTAACTGCAGATATTGCCCTGCTGAATAGTGATGATACTACTGCCGAGAAATACTACCTCAAGTTTTTAGATTTGCAAAATGATACATTTTTAGCCGGGGAAGTCTATGGCCAGTTGGGCCAAATACACTTCAGAAAACCTGATCTTGTTAAGGCAGAGCAGTGCTTTTTAAAAGCTATAAAGTTATGTCCAATAGATTACTCGGTCAGGTCATATTTTCTCTTAGgacaaatatatatcaataacGATGTGTTCAAGGCTCGGTCATTGATAGAGAGTAGCGCGACTCAGGGATTCAGAGAATCGTTCAAGACGTTAGGCTTACTTGAAATGAATTACTTTAAAAATTATCCAAAAGCCCAAGAATGGTTCAAACTAGGAATGGAGCTATATGATATCCAATGCTACATTGGATATTTCGACTGTGCAATGTTCAGTGATGACTTACTTTTAGCAAAGAAATGCTTTGAAAGTTTTACTAAGCTCTCAGAAAGTAATCAAGACATCAAGAAATTGTTTGAAACGTTTTGTGCGCATAGAGTGGATGATATTAAAAGAGTTAACGACTATATTCTGCCGTCATCAACTCTGAATCCTTTACCAAATGTGGCTGCATCGAATGCGAAAACTGATGTTTCTAAGTCAAATACCTGGAACCTATAG
- a CDS encoding NAD(P)/FAD-dependent oxidoreductase encodes MTFHMHISRGLLNRPLFSRLYSKSVDYSHAVIGGGVVGLAIANELTKVEGNKVLVVEKNIAVGMETSSRNSEVIHAGLYYPVDSLKTKFCIEGNHIIYNELNPRKTGVDWSKCGKWVVAQTDYDDAYVERMFLKAKYELGLPVSIIPNHQTKWYEPAVQVERSALVSPTTGIIDSHSLMDYLSTMIEEQGGEIAIGTQVVDIQYLGDKYAILCRETVNDANEEVEIQVENVVNAAGLHADKVANMILPKERHVKQYYAKGNYFTLKTPTPAVRRLIYPVPPRNNKSLGTHLTIDLNNQIRFGPDLEYVDSVDDLSPNNKNIDEAAKAILRYFPHIQPQDLEASYAGIRPKLAAPGDKEFKDFYIKEEEGFPGFVNLLGIESPGLTSAIPIGRYVKDMYHA; translated from the coding sequence ATGACATTCCACATGCATATTTCTCGTGGACTTTTGAATCGGCCATTATTTTCACGCCTTTACTCTAAATCAGTAGATTATTCTCATGCTGTTATCGGAGGCGGGGTAGTAGGGTTGGCGATCGCTAACGAGCTCACCAAAGTTGAGGGGAATAAGGTCCTAGTTGTGGAGAAGAACATTGCAGTTGGGATGGAGACTTCTAGTCGTAATAGTGAAGTGATTCATGCCGGTCTTTATTATCCAGTAGATTCTTTGAAGACAAAGTTTTGCATTGAGGGCAATCACATTATCTATAACGAGTTGAATCCTAGGAAAACAGGAGTAGATTGGTCTAAATGTGGTAAATGGGTGGTAGCTCAGACCGACTATGATGATGCATACGTTGAACGTATGTTTTTGAAGGCAAAATATGAGTTGGGACTTCCAGTGAGTATTATTCCCAACCATCAAACCAAATGGTACGAGCCAGCAGTTCAAGTTGAAAGGAGCGCGTTAGTTTCCCCAACTACAGGTATAATTGATTCACATTCCTTAATGGATTACCTCTCCACCAtgattgaagaacaaggtgGAGAAATAGCTATTGGGACGCAGGTGGTCGATATCCAATATCTGGGTGATAAATATGCAATTCTTTGTAGAGAAACAGTGAATGACGCTAACGAAGAGGTCGAAATTCAAGTGGAAAATGTTGTAAACGCTGCTGGTCTACATGCAGATAAAGTTGCCAATATgattcttccaaaagaacGGCATGTGAAGCAATATTACGCTAAGGGAAATTACTTCACCTTAAAAACCCCGACACCAGCTGTGAGAAGATTGATTTATCCTGTGCCCCCAAGAAACAACAAGTCGTTAGGTACCCATCTAACCATTGATTTGAATAATCAGATTCGTTTTGGGCCTGATCTTGAGTATGTTGATTCAGTCGACGATCTCTCAccaaataataaaaatatagaTGAAGCGGCGAAGGCTATATTGAGATATTTCCCTCATATACAACCTCAAGACTTGGAGGCTTCATATGCTGGTATCAGACCAAAATTAGCGGCACCTGGTGATAAAGAGTTCAAAGACTTTTACATCAAGGAAGAGGAAGGCTTCCCAGGGTTTGTGAACCTGTTGGGTATAGAATCACCAGGTTTAACCTCCGCAATACCTATTGGTAGATACGTTAAGGATATGTATCATGCTTAA
- the KIN28 gene encoding TFIIH complex serine/threonine-protein kinase subunit KIN28: protein MTLNPVADDYTKEKKAGEGTYAVVYLGTKKSTGRQIAVKEIKTSQFKDGLDMSALREVKFLQELKHDNIIELIDVFMSNDNLNLVLEFLPADLEIIIKDTSIMFTQADIKSWLLMTLRGVHHCHRNFILHRDLKPNNLLLAPNGQLKIADFGLARLMASPQEVLTSNVVTRWYRAPELLFGAKHYTSAVDIWSVGVIFAELMLRIPYLPGKDDVDQIGVTFRALGTPTDKDWPEVSSFSGYNKIQIYPPPSREELRKRFIAATENALDLLDGMMTMNPIKRWDAIQCLQSQYFRELPEPTLPQDLPKLNK from the coding sequence ATGACGCTAAACCCAGTTGCAGACGATTATaccaaggagaagaaaGCTGGTGAGGGTACTTATGCTGTGGTCTACTTAGGAACAAAGAAGTCAACTGGCCGGCAAATAGCTGTGAAAGAAATCAAGACTTCTCAATTCAAAGATGGACTTGATATGTCTGCCTTGCGTGAAGTTAAGTTTTTACAGGAATTGAAACATGATAATATAATCGAATTGATCGACGTTTTCATGTCTAACGATAATCTAAACCTTGTTTTAGAATTCCTTCCAGCGGATCTGGAGATTATAATAAAGGACACCTCTATCATGTTTACACAAGCGGATATTAAATCTTGGCTACTCATGACTTTGAGAGGTGTGCATCACTGTCACAGAAATTTCATTCTACATAGAGATTTGAAGCCAAATAACTTACTATTAGCACCAAATGGACAACTAAAAATTGCAGATTTTGGTCTCGCAAGATTAATGGCATCTCCGCAGGAGGTTTTAACAAGCAATGTTGTGACCAGATGGTATAGAGCACCAGAACTTTTATTTGGTGCCAAGCACTACACATCTGCTGTGGATATATGGTCTGTCGGTGTCATATTTGCAGAACTAATGTTGAGAATTCCTTACTTGCCAGGAAAGGATGATGTAGACCAAATTGGAGTCACTTTCCGCGCTTTAGGTACACCAACTGATAAGGATTGGCCGGAAGTGTCAAGCTTTAGTGGTTACAATAAAATTCAGATTTATCCACCACCTTCAAGAGAAGAACTCAGAAAGCGGTTTATTGCAGCAACAGAAAATGCTTTAGACTTACTTGATGGTATGATGACAATGAATCCAATAAAGAGATGGGATGCCATACAATGCCTACAGTCTCAATATTTCCGTGAGCTACCAGAACCCACTCTACCGCAAGATCTACCGAAGctaaataaataa